One window of Microcoleus vaginatus PCC 9802 genomic DNA carries:
- the rimP gene encoding ribosome maturation factor RimP, whose product MTHPLIPQIIDLATPVAETLGLEVVGAVFHTNQNPPVLRVDIRNLQQDTGLADCERMSTALDAELEAADIIPDAYVLEISSPGISRLLSSDREFITFKGFPVTATTTEPDSRIKEWKGLLLGRDETAVYLNQKGRQVKIPRPQIVKVELDEGKKM is encoded by the coding sequence ATGACTCATCCCCTAATCCCACAAATCATAGACTTAGCTACCCCCGTTGCGGAAACACTGGGATTGGAAGTAGTGGGAGCAGTGTTTCACACCAACCAAAATCCTCCCGTCTTGCGGGTAGACATCCGCAACCTCCAACAAGACACTGGTTTAGCCGACTGCGAGCGCATGAGCACAGCCCTCGATGCTGAGTTAGAGGCAGCCGACATCATACCCGATGCCTACGTGCTAGAGATTTCCAGTCCCGGAATATCCCGATTGCTCAGCAGCGATCGAGAATTCATTACCTTTAAAGGTTTCCCCGTGACAGCCACAACCACCGAACCGGACTCGCGAATCAAAGAGTGGAAAGGACTACTCCTGGGCCGGGATGAAACAGCGGTTTATCTCAATCAAAAAGGGCGACAGGTTAAAATTCCCCGCCCTCAGATTGTCAAAGTTGAACTAGACGAAGGAAAAAAGATGTAA
- a CDS encoding thiamine S protein, with the protein MSNLPITITVKLFTPYQEAEGLSELKLEFPKETPVSQVLERLSANRQRF; encoded by the coding sequence ATGTCTAATCTACCGATCACCATCACTGTCAAGCTCTTCACCCCCTATCAAGAAGCAGAGGGCTTGTCCGAACTGAAATTAGAATTTCCCAAAGAAACTCCCGTATCGCAAGTCCTAGAACGCCTGAGTGCCAATCGCCAACGGTTCTAG
- a CDS encoding hybrid sensor histidine kinase/response regulator, with product MSQTSPTTFLSNRSQKKVSLRLILVLPFVLQIFAAVGLTGWLSLRNGQKAVNEVASQLRSEITARIQQQLNTYLDTAPRVNQLNANALRLGYLNPDELESMERYFWEQIQAFPSLPNMGFATTSGEFIAIERQENGKIFFKRVDKDSRTELHIYDSDSKGNQTKLLKISPSNNILNRSWYKDSVRLGKPTWSEIFPLTGQKTLSLPAGHPVYDESGELRGVFVANFLISFLSDFLQSLKIGRSGQTFIMERSGLLVGSSTLKEAFITNNGKLDRLNALDSTDDLIRLTTAHLKERFGNLTKISKSQQIDFTIAGERQFLQVMPFQDSGGLDWLIVVVVPESDFMDQINANTQTTILLCLGALALATVLGILTARWITSPILRLSAASRAIASGDLKEKVQVKGIEELEVLGQSFNLMAQQLRESFEALAKTNSELEIRVEERTAELTEAKQIADTANQAKSEFLANMSHELRTPLNGILGYAQILERSKTMAPKDIQGISIIHQCGSHLLTLINDILDLAKIEAQKLELYAKDFHFPSFLQGVAEICRIRAEQKGIAFVYQPSWEIPVGIYADEKRLRQVLINLLSNAIKFTDSGRVTFKIEHLEKGTGEKVQTNEQKPASPTHKIRFQIEDTGVGMTPEQLKKIFLPFEQVGDSKRQAEGTGLGLTISQKIVEMMGSTIQVKSQSGTGSVFWLDLDLQEAADWANTATIAKERKLVGYQGRKQKVLVVDDKWENLSVIVNLLEPLGFEVTEAKNGQEGLEKVEEFKFDLIITDLVMPVLDGFEMMRRIRNLSHYKDVAIIASSASVFATDQHKSLEGGANDFVGKPVQAEELFEILHKYLKLEWIYEELKHEKISTLPFSSDAQSLSESTSVVAPPPAEIELLFELAMRGNVKGIVKRSEHLEKLDQQFVPFAVELRQLAQGYQVKKIKEFITSHRIEKE from the coding sequence ATGTCACAGACCTCTCCAACCACTTTCCTGTCAAACCGTTCTCAAAAAAAGGTGTCCCTGCGCCTGATTTTAGTATTGCCATTCGTTCTGCAAATATTTGCTGCCGTCGGCCTGACAGGCTGGCTATCCTTACGCAACGGGCAAAAAGCAGTCAACGAAGTTGCCAGCCAGTTGCGGAGTGAAATTACGGCCCGCATCCAGCAGCAGCTCAACACATACCTAGATACAGCCCCTCGCGTCAATCAACTGAATGCCAATGCCCTTCGCCTAGGATACTTAAACCCAGACGAATTGGAGAGTATGGAGCGCTATTTTTGGGAGCAAATTCAAGCATTTCCTTCTCTGCCCAATATGGGTTTTGCTACTACAAGTGGAGAGTTCATTGCCATTGAACGCCAAGAGAATGGCAAAATATTTTTTAAAAGAGTAGATAAGGATAGTCGTACTGAACTTCATATTTATGACTCGGATAGCAAAGGCAATCAAACAAAGCTCTTAAAAATTTCTCCTAGCAACAATATACTCAACCGTTCTTGGTATAAAGACAGTGTACGCTTAGGCAAGCCCACATGGAGCGAAATTTTTCCGCTTACAGGTCAGAAAACGCTCTCCCTCCCTGCGGGACATCCAGTTTATGACGAAAGTGGCGAACTGCGCGGAGTATTCGTTGCTAATTTTTTAATCTCTTTCCTCAGTGACTTTCTGCAAAGCTTAAAAATCGGTCGATCGGGACAGACATTCATTATGGAACGTTCTGGACTCCTAGTAGGCAGTTCAACTCTCAAAGAAGCATTTATCACCAACAATGGTAAACTCGATCGCCTGAATGCTTTAGATAGCACAGACGATTTAATTCGGCTGACAACAGCGCATTTAAAAGAACGCTTTGGCAACCTCACTAAAATTAGCAAATCTCAGCAAATAGATTTTACGATCGCCGGCGAGCGACAATTCCTCCAAGTTATGCCCTTTCAGGATAGCGGAGGATTGGACTGGCTGATCGTCGTCGTAGTTCCTGAAAGCGATTTCATGGATCAAATTAACGCCAATACCCAGACTACCATTTTGTTGTGTTTGGGAGCCTTGGCGCTGGCTACCGTTTTGGGAATCTTAACCGCACGCTGGATTACCAGCCCGATTCTCCGTTTGAGCGCAGCTTCTAGAGCGATCGCCAGTGGCGACTTAAAGGAAAAGGTGCAGGTAAAAGGCATAGAAGAACTAGAAGTTTTGGGTCAGTCTTTCAACCTTATGGCACAACAGTTGCGCGAATCCTTTGAGGCGCTAGCCAAGACCAATTCCGAGCTAGAAATCCGAGTAGAAGAACGCACCGCTGAACTGACGGAAGCCAAACAAATCGCTGATACTGCCAACCAAGCTAAAAGTGAATTTTTAGCGAATATGAGTCACGAATTGAGAACGCCACTCAATGGAATTTTAGGATACGCTCAAATCCTAGAACGCTCAAAAACGATGGCTCCGAAAGATATCCAAGGCATCAGTATTATTCACCAGTGTGGTTCCCACCTCTTAACCCTGATTAATGACATCTTAGACCTCGCTAAAATTGAAGCTCAGAAATTGGAACTGTACGCGAAAGATTTCCATTTTCCTTCCTTTTTGCAGGGAGTCGCGGAAATTTGCCGCATCCGAGCCGAACAAAAAGGAATTGCTTTTGTTTATCAACCCAGTTGGGAAATTCCTGTTGGCATCTACGCTGACGAGAAACGCTTGCGACAGGTACTAATTAACTTACTGAGCAATGCAATTAAGTTTACCGACTCAGGACGAGTGACTTTTAAGATAGAACATCTGGAAAAGGGGACAGGTGAAAAGGTACAAACCAATGAGCAAAAGCCAGCCTCACCAACTCACAAAATTAGGTTTCAAATTGAAGATACTGGCGTTGGTATGACACCCGAACAATTAAAAAAAATATTTTTGCCTTTTGAACAGGTAGGAGACAGCAAGCGTCAGGCGGAAGGAACTGGACTCGGTTTAACAATTAGCCAGAAAATTGTTGAAATGATGGGTAGTACCATTCAAGTAAAAAGTCAGTCAGGAACAGGCAGTGTTTTTTGGCTAGATTTGGATTTACAGGAAGCGGCAGACTGGGCAAATACAGCCACGATTGCCAAGGAAAGAAAGCTGGTTGGCTACCAAGGTAGAAAGCAGAAAGTTTTGGTTGTGGATGACAAATGGGAAAACCTCTCGGTCATTGTCAATCTCCTGGAACCCCTCGGCTTTGAAGTAACCGAAGCTAAAAACGGTCAAGAAGGTTTAGAAAAAGTAGAAGAGTTTAAGTTTGATCTGATTATCACTGACTTGGTGATGCCAGTGTTAGATGGCTTTGAGATGATGCGCCGTATCCGAAATTTGTCACACTATAAAGACGTGGCAATCATTGCTTCATCTGCCAGTGTATTTGCTACCGATCAACATAAAAGTTTGGAGGGGGGAGCCAACGATTTTGTCGGTAAGCCAGTGCAGGCAGAAGAGCTATTTGAGATATTGCACAAGTATTTAAAACTTGAATGGATATATGAGGAACTAAAGCATGAAAAAATCAGCACTCTTCCTTTTTCATCAGATGCTCAATCACTTTCTGAATCGACCTCTGTAGTGGCTCCCCCGCCCGCAGAAATTGAACTTTTATTTGAACTGGCCATGAGAGGCAACGTGAAAGGAATTGTGAAGCGCAGTGAGCACCTAGAGAAGTTGGATCAGCAATTTGTGCCCTTTGCTGTTGAGCTGCGCCAGTTAGCCCAAGGCTATCAGGTCAAAAAAATCAAAGAGTTTATTACCTCTCACAGAATAGAAAAAGAATGA
- a CDS encoding P-loop NTPase family protein — translation MVAQLQTPKLNLNHSLPYTVQGLVQVFTGPHRCFFTSVMAQALRIAGQGAPVLAVQFLKGGINQGHQHPVRLGQNLDWVRCDLSRCIENADLDELETRAIEQLWQYVQNAVREGRYSLVILDELSLAVNLGLIPEAEVVALIDNKPHHLDMIFTGPSMPQRILDVADQITEIRRS, via the coding sequence ATGGTTGCTCAGTTACAAACCCCTAAACTAAATTTAAACCACAGCTTGCCCTACACAGTTCAAGGGCTTGTGCAAGTCTTTACAGGCCCGCACCGCTGCTTTTTTACCAGTGTCATGGCTCAGGCCCTCCGAATTGCAGGACAGGGAGCTCCCGTGCTAGCGGTGCAGTTCCTCAAAGGGGGAATTAATCAAGGGCATCAGCATCCGGTGCGGCTGGGGCAAAATTTAGATTGGGTGCGCTGCGATTTGTCACGCTGCATTGAGAATGCCGATTTAGATGAGCTGGAGACGCGAGCGATCGAACAATTGTGGCAGTATGTTCAAAATGCAGTGCGCGAAGGTCGTTATTCCTTAGTTATTCTCGATGAATTGAGTTTAGCGGTTAATTTGGGCTTGATTCCCGAAGCCGAAGTGGTGGCATTGATTGACAACAAGCCGCATCATTTGGATATGATTTTTACCGGGCCATCCATGCCCCAAAGAATTTTGGATGTTGCCGACCAAATTACTGAAATTCGCCGCAGTTAA
- a CDS encoding nucleoside monophosphate kinase, whose product MRVVILGGPGAGKGTQAELLCSNLSLPLLAVGDILREAIAEDTDLGKRAVSYVERGELVPDATMIEFFRRRLLLWDVFNGWVLEGYPRTAFQAEELDFLLEELAQELDWAVWLKVPIEVLLSRSIKRDRSDDHPEILQRRLDLFHERTIPLLEYYEYRNKLLTVDGDQSPEQVQQDILTLIEAKGQYS is encoded by the coding sequence GTGAGAGTGGTGATTCTGGGAGGGCCAGGAGCGGGAAAGGGAACTCAGGCTGAACTACTGTGCAGCAATTTGAGCCTTCCTTTGCTGGCTGTGGGGGACATTCTACGGGAGGCGATCGCAGAAGACACAGATTTAGGCAAGCGGGCGGTGTCTTATGTCGAAAGAGGGGAATTAGTTCCCGATGCAACTATGATTGAATTCTTTCGCCGCCGGCTGCTGCTGTGGGATGTCTTTAATGGCTGGGTATTGGAGGGCTATCCGCGAACGGCTTTTCAAGCTGAGGAGTTGGATTTTTTATTAGAGGAGTTGGCACAGGAGCTAGATTGGGCTGTTTGGCTGAAAGTGCCGATCGAGGTTTTGCTGAGCAGGTCGATCAAGCGCGATCGATCGGATGACCACCCTGAAATTTTACAGCGTCGCCTCGATTTGTTCCACGAACGCACTATTCCTCTTTTAGAGTATTACGAATACCGCAACAAACTGTTAACTGTGGATGGCGATCAATCCCCAGAACAAGTCCAGCAGGATATTCTCACATTGATCGAGGCTAAAGGTCAATACTCATAG
- the rph gene encoding ribonuclease PH → MSFQRPDGRQPNQLRPISFDRQFTKFASGSVLAKSGDTQVLCSVTIKPGVPRFLENTGQGWLTAEYRMLPGSTPQRQEREFMKLSGRTQEIQRLIGRSLRSCLDMQLLGERTILVDADVLQADAGTRTTSITGGFVAVADALNKLVQKGDLERSPIIRQVAAVSVGLLEGEPFLDLNYLEDVAAEIDCNVVMNGDLNIIEIQGTAEAGSFSRSQLNQILDVAETGIQELLEVQRQALVSSH, encoded by the coding sequence ATGTCTTTCCAGCGTCCAGATGGCAGACAACCAAATCAACTTCGTCCGATTAGTTTCGATAGACAGTTTACCAAATTTGCTAGCGGTTCCGTACTCGCAAAAAGTGGCGATACTCAGGTACTTTGCAGCGTTACAATCAAGCCGGGAGTGCCGAGATTTCTGGAGAATACCGGACAAGGTTGGCTAACAGCGGAATACCGAATGTTGCCTGGTTCTACGCCGCAGCGGCAAGAGCGGGAATTTATGAAATTATCGGGACGGACTCAAGAGATTCAGCGGTTGATTGGGCGCAGTTTACGATCGTGCTTGGATATGCAACTATTGGGGGAACGCACCATACTTGTGGATGCGGATGTTTTGCAAGCGGATGCGGGGACTCGCACAACTTCAATTACTGGCGGGTTTGTGGCTGTGGCTGATGCTTTAAACAAGTTGGTACAAAAAGGTGATTTAGAGCGATCGCCGATTATTCGTCAAGTGGCGGCCGTGTCTGTGGGGCTTTTGGAAGGCGAGCCATTTTTAGATTTGAATTATCTTGAAGATGTGGCGGCTGAAATTGATTGTAATGTGGTAATGAATGGAGATTTGAACATCATCGAAATTCAGGGAACTGCGGAAGCAGGAAGTTTCAGCCGCAGTCAGTTAAATCAAATTTTGGATGTGGCAGAAACTGGAATTCAGGAATTGTTGGAGGTTCAGCGGCAAGCTTTAGTCAGCAGTCATTAG
- a CDS encoding ATP-binding protein gives MTKIDFKDIRTHKGSQHEGFEELCCQLASFEEVPKDSIFRRKSGAGGDAGVECYWRLPNGNEKAWQTKYFPDKLGDSQWVQIDKSVKAALDKHPNLIEYIVCLPINRTEGRKDGEKSQMDRWDERVQTWEGWAEERDMKVQFVYWGESEILERLSRPQPQYAGRAYFWFNKQELTNEWMIQRFQEVRENAGARYTPEIHVDLPEAQIFEGLGRTDLFFDRIDSLYSQLCRKLKDAKPSEDLQDKVPNVANSLNDLSKDVNLLITALKKASDRQALSPIDFDSIACLSKKLWQYDSYTQIRQVNPSHNEQQGEKIENRDINRSLEELLKSVRYKISKIEEIGGEIYHFATSDITAACNQAALLLTGEAGTGKTHLFCDIAKHRLDNSLPTIILLGQHFCQGDPWIHIMQRLHLSCHNRDEFLGALDAAAQAGGSHAMILIDALNESDDKGLWKKELAGILAVLHNYPRITIAVSCRTSYEKATIPENLVAEEKLVKVEHHGFANHEYIATKTFFNHYGIEQPNVPLLVPEFSNPLFLKTLCKGIKNRHLTRIPKGIKGISAVLNLFIDSINEVLCERIDYDDKTNLVRQSVEALARRMAEKEQPWIDREEAKNIVNSVLPNNNFSQSLFYNLRAEGLLSEDLIYRPSEDEYEEQNQRVNIIKFPYEKFSDHLIVRYLLKNHLDKDNPTTSFDENKPLGRLVAARWNTQSISGLLEALFIQIPELLGKEVMELTSMPLLWFERQFLQSLIWRNPTKITQKTKDYIDEIFQEEGKEEKVYNVLLTVATDPEHPLNAKSLHRHLINLRMPERDEIWSIYLFDQYEQKGAVDRLLEWAWEAEKDHISDESIELCAIALTWFLTTSHRFLRDRATKALVSMLHPRPQVLVKVIEQFLEVDDIYVLERLYAVAYGVAMVSNDADKIGELANKIYEWVFKEGTPPVHILLRDYARGVIEVANHLGTLSDKVDIDKTKTHPPYKSDWNLDLPTEEELKLYIELIKLDFDINLPLLLLLLLFKSWESNSLIICKLRIVSKNSKFKSFKDDPKWSLDRLYTSVMDCFMGGDFSQYVIEYRTRYWSSCILGEPKEPTKKERYEQFIDSLTTIQKQAWEEYKTISEDVDLYKQLEPESRIEYFEEEFTDEELKEAITSGKESFLSIIDQEKTEFFEKYVVPFLENPREDECRFDTSIAKRWIVKRVLELGWTIDKFGWFDRRCSSHGRAADKPERIGKKYQWIALHEFLGCMADNLEFTVSSCLDEASESSVYEGTWQIGIRDIDPSFLLKQIPESQQNNQKTWLKPIDYIFDEVDKQGQIDWIKQQDDCPEPCQLIELTNPNDETVWLTLEGHYGWEEKEPLEEEKYQTSQRQMWYQIRSYIVRCENMEETYKWLKNKNFEGRWMPESGEISDIFIGEFSWGLPYHKWIEANSWVSHINSTDGDLPYPVVVTTTGYSFSSSFDCSTDETISALIPSAWLMKNMELRWSGEYLKFRNSNNEVVAFNPLNQLSPANFLISKYQLVNFLRENNLDIIWTVLGERQLIGGNHNEWPGRLEIYGVYRLKNGVIDAEKLNTWHRKPDLLLKSSTI, from the coding sequence ATGACTAAAATCGATTTCAAAGACATTCGCACTCACAAAGGTAGTCAACATGAAGGATTTGAAGAACTATGCTGTCAACTTGCATCATTTGAGGAAGTACCAAAAGACTCTATTTTTCGTCGCAAATCGGGTGCTGGAGGAGATGCTGGTGTTGAATGTTACTGGCGATTACCTAATGGAAATGAGAAGGCTTGGCAAACAAAATATTTTCCTGATAAATTGGGAGATAGCCAATGGGTACAAATTGATAAATCCGTTAAAGCGGCCTTGGATAAACATCCAAATTTAATTGAATATATAGTCTGTTTGCCCATTAACCGTACTGAAGGACGCAAGGACGGAGAAAAATCCCAAATGGATCGCTGGGATGAGCGTGTTCAAACATGGGAAGGATGGGCTGAAGAACGTGATATGAAAGTTCAGTTTGTTTATTGGGGAGAATCAGAAATTCTTGAAAGGCTTTCTCGCCCACAACCTCAGTATGCAGGTCGTGCCTATTTTTGGTTTAATAAACAAGAACTAACTAATGAATGGATGATTCAGCGTTTTCAAGAAGTTAGAGAAAATGCTGGGGCACGCTACACACCAGAAATTCATGTTGATTTACCAGAAGCTCAAATATTTGAAGGACTTGGTAGAACCGATCTTTTCTTTGACCGCATTGACAGCTTATACAGTCAGCTTTGTCGAAAGTTGAAAGATGCCAAGCCATCAGAAGACTTACAGGATAAAGTTCCTAATGTAGCTAACTCTTTAAACGATCTGAGTAAAGATGTCAACTTACTCATCACTGCCTTAAAAAAAGCATCTGATAGACAGGCCTTGTCGCCAATTGATTTTGATTCAATTGCTTGTTTGTCAAAGAAACTTTGGCAATATGATAGTTACACACAAATTCGGCAAGTGAATCCATCTCATAACGAACAGCAAGGAGAAAAAATAGAAAATAGAGACATTAATCGTTCACTTGAAGAGTTATTAAAATCAGTTCGTTATAAAATTTCAAAAATAGAAGAAATAGGAGGAGAAATTTACCATTTTGCTACCAGTGATATTACTGCTGCGTGTAATCAAGCCGCACTTCTACTTACGGGTGAAGCTGGAACAGGTAAAACTCATCTCTTCTGTGATATAGCTAAACATCGTCTAGATAACTCACTTCCGACCATAATTTTATTGGGTCAGCACTTTTGTCAAGGCGACCCTTGGATTCATATAATGCAGAGATTGCACCTTTCTTGTCACAATCGTGACGAGTTTTTAGGCGCATTAGATGCTGCTGCACAAGCTGGTGGTAGTCATGCAATGATTTTGATTGATGCTCTTAATGAGAGTGATGATAAAGGTTTATGGAAAAAGGAGCTAGCAGGTATATTAGCTGTTTTGCATAACTATCCACGCATTACTATTGCAGTAAGCTGTCGTACTTCATACGAGAAAGCAACAATACCAGAAAACCTGGTTGCAGAAGAAAAGTTAGTCAAAGTTGAACATCATGGATTTGCAAACCATGAATATATTGCTACAAAAACGTTTTTCAATCATTATGGTATTGAACAGCCTAACGTTCCTTTGTTAGTTCCAGAGTTTTCTAATCCACTTTTCTTGAAAACACTTTGTAAAGGAATTAAAAATCGTCATTTAACACGAATACCTAAAGGAATTAAAGGAATTAGTGCTGTTTTAAATCTATTTATAGATTCAATCAACGAGGTTTTATGTGAACGAATCGATTATGATGATAAAACCAATTTAGTAAGACAATCAGTAGAAGCTTTAGCCCGTCGGATGGCAGAAAAGGAACAGCCTTGGATAGATAGAGAAGAAGCCAAAAATATTGTTAATTCTGTCTTGCCTAATAATAATTTTTCACAGAGCTTATTTTATAATCTGCGTGCTGAGGGATTACTTTCAGAAGATTTAATTTATCGTCCCTCAGAAGACGAATATGAAGAACAAAATCAAAGGGTTAATATTATTAAATTTCCCTATGAAAAATTTAGCGATCATTTAATAGTCCGTTATTTGCTGAAAAACCACCTAGATAAAGATAATCCAACTACATCCTTTGATGAAAATAAACCGCTAGGCCGGTTAGTAGCAGCTAGATGGAATACACAGAGTATAAGTGGTTTACTGGAAGCTTTATTTATTCAAATTCCTGAACTACTTGGAAAAGAAGTAATGGAATTAACATCCATGCCATTATTGTGGTTTGAACGTCAATTTTTACAAAGTCTTATTTGGCGTAATCCAACTAAAATAACCCAAAAAACTAAAGATTATATTGATGAAATATTCCAAGAAGAAGGAAAGGAAGAAAAAGTTTATAATGTACTACTGACAGTAGCTACCGATCCTGAACATCCTTTAAATGCAAAATCTCTTCATCGTCATCTCATAAATCTGAGAATGCCAGAGCGCGATGAAATTTGGTCTATTTATTTATTCGATCAGTATGAACAAAAAGGGGCAGTAGATCGTTTACTTGAATGGGCATGGGAAGCCGAAAAAGACCATATCTCAGATGAATCCATCGAACTTTGTGCAATTGCTTTGACATGGTTTTTAACAACATCTCATCGTTTTCTTCGCGATCGTGCAACAAAAGCTCTTGTTTCAATGCTACATCCAAGACCTCAAGTTTTAGTCAAAGTTATCGAGCAGTTTTTAGAAGTTGATGATATTTATGTATTAGAACGTCTCTATGCTGTTGCTTATGGAGTCGCAATGGTTAGCAATGATGCTGACAAAATAGGAGAACTTGCCAACAAAATCTATGAATGGGTATTTAAAGAAGGTACACCACCAGTACATATACTTTTGCGTGATTATGCTCGTGGTGTTATTGAAGTAGCTAATCATCTGGGTACTTTATCAGACAAGGTAGATATTGATAAAACTAAAACTCATCCCCCTTATAAAAGTGATTGGAATCTCGATCTACCAACAGAAGAAGAATTAAAACTATATATTGAATTAATAAAGCTTGATTTTGACATCAATCTACCTCTATTACTATTACTTTTATTATTTAAGTCATGGGAGTCAAATTCTTTAATTATATGTAAGTTAAGAATTGTGTCAAAAAACAGTAAATTTAAGAGTTTTAAAGACGATCCTAAATGGAGCCTCGATCGTCTATACACATCAGTTATGGACTGTTTTATGGGAGGCGATTTTTCTCAGTATGTTATAGAATATCGTACTCGTTACTGGTCTTCCTGTATATTAGGCGAGCCAAAAGAACCCACTAAAAAAGAGAGATATGAGCAATTTATAGACTCTCTTACAACTATACAGAAACAAGCATGGGAAGAATATAAAACAATATCCGAGGATGTAGATTTGTATAAACAACTAGAGCCTGAAAGTCGTATAGAATATTTTGAAGAAGAGTTTACAGACGAAGAATTAAAGGAAGCTATTACATCTGGGAAAGAATCTTTTTTGAGCATTATTGACCAGGAAAAAACAGAATTTTTTGAAAAGTATGTTGTACCATTTTTAGAAAATCCAAGAGAAGATGAATGTCGGTTCGATACTTCTATTGCAAAACGCTGGATTGTTAAGCGAGTTCTTGAATTAGGATGGACAATTGATAAGTTCGGTTGGTTTGATAGGCGTTGTAGTAGTCATGGTCGTGCTGCGGATAAACCAGAACGAATTGGTAAGAAATACCAATGGATTGCCCTTCATGAATTTCTTGGTTGCATGGCAGATAATTTAGAGTTTACAGTTTCTTCTTGCTTGGATGAAGCATCTGAATCATCTGTTTATGAAGGAACTTGGCAGATTGGAATCCGAGATATCGATCCATCCTTTTTGTTAAAACAAATTCCTGAATCTCAACAAAATAATCAAAAAACTTGGTTAAAACCTATCGACTATATATTTGACGAAGTTGATAAACAAGGACAGATAGACTGGATAAAGCAACAAGATGACTGTCCCGAGCCATGTCAACTCATTGAATTAACTAATCCTAATGATGAAACAGTTTGGTTAACTCTAGAAGGTCATTATGGTTGGGAAGAAAAAGAACCTTTAGAAGAAGAAAAATATCAAACTTCTCAACGACAAATGTGGTATCAGATCCGAAGCTATATTGTGCGTTGTGAAAATATGGAAGAAACCTACAAATGGTTAAAAAATAAGAACTTTGAAGGGAGATGGATGCCAGAATCTGGAGAAATTTCTGATATATTTATTGGCGAATTTTCTTGGGGTTTACCTTATCATAAATGGATTGAAGCTAATTCTTGGGTTTCTCACATAAATAGTACAGACGGAGATTTACCTTATCCAGTCGTTGTAACAACAACAGGATATTCTTTTAGTAGTAGTTTTGATTGTTCAACAGATGAAACAATATCTGCTTTAATTCCTTCCGCTTGGCTAATGAAGAATATGGAATTGAGATGGTCAGGAGAATATCTGAAGTTTAGGAATTCAAACAATGAAGTTGTGGCATTTAATCCTTTAAATCAACTGTCTCCAGCAAACTTTTTAATCTCCAAATATCAACTGGTTAACTTTCTAAGGGAAAATAATTTAGATATTATTTGGACAGTATTAGGAGAACGTCAATTGATTGGTGGAAATCATAATGAATGGCCTGGACGCCTAGAAATTTATGGTGTGTATCGGCTAAAAAATGGTGTAATAGATGCAGAAAAGCTTAATACTTGGCATAGAAAACCCGATTTGCTTCTCAAAAGCTCGACTATTTGA